Genomic window (Akkermansiaceae bacterium):
TGCCCACACCACCGGCTCATCGTTGATGCCACAGAAGAAGAACCCGGATGTTTGTGAACTGACACGCGGGAAGACAGGTCGACTCTATGGCAACCTGGTCGCTCTGCTCACAGCCGCCAAAGGACTTCCCCTCACCTACAATCGGGATCTTCAAGAAGACAAAGAACCCCTCTTCGATTCCATCGACACCCTCAAACTCGCCCTCAAGGTGAATACCGAGATGATTACCGACATGGTGATCAACGTGGAGACTTGCGAAGCAGCCGCCTCCGACCCCTTGTTACTCGCCACCGACCTCGCTGACTACCTGGTCAAAAACGGAGTCCCGTTCCGGCAGGCACATGAACTTGTCGGGCAGGCTGTTGCCGTGAGTGTTGAAACCAGGACCCCGCTCGACCAGCTCGACCTCACCCGGATATCCGGGCATTATGGTGTTGATGCCAGGGAGGTGTTCAATTTACAAACCGCCCTCGCCGCCCGCAGCAACCCTGGTGCGCCGAGTATTGGCAATGTGAGGTCGGAGGTGCTGCGCTGGCAGAAAAGTCTCTGATTTTTCGCGTGCGAAATCAGGAAATCACGCGTAGCTTGGCGGCGTTATGAAATCCTGCCTACTACTCGCCGCCGCCGCTCTCTTCTCAGTTTCCGCAACCCCAACGGTTAGGGCCCACTGTCAGGTGCCATGCGGTATCTATTCAGACGATACCGTGCTGGTCGATCTGCACACCCATCAATCAACCATCCAGAAAGCGATGGAGCAGATTAACGAGCTCTCCAAGGATGCCGGTAAAAACGCCAACCAGATCACCCGCTGGGTGATGAACAAAGAGGAGCACGCCACCAAGATCCAGGATACCATGACCCAGTATTTCCTGGCTCAGCGGGTCAAGCTAGATGAAGCAACTTCGGATAAAGAAGCCTACCTCCATAAAATCACTCTGATCCACCAGATCATTGTGCATGCGATGACGTGCAAACAAACAACAGACGTCGAAAACGCCAAGAAACTGCACGCTGCGATCGATGCCTTCACCAAGGCATACACGAAGAAGTGATTCTGTTATTCCGTGGTTCGGTGTTGCTGCCAATAACTGGATTACACCATCACCGAATCATAGGTTAACAGCGCGGCAGATCTCGCAGCTTTTACCGTCGCAGCCGCGGGCGGTGCAATGTTCGCGGCCATAAAAAATGATCTGCAAGTGCAGCTTGTTCCACTTTTCACGGGGGAACAGGCGTTTGCAGTAGCGTTCCGTCTCGACCACATTTTTCCCGGGACACAGGCGCCAGCGCTTGGCGAGTCGGTGGATATGTGTATCCACCGGAAACGCGGGTACGCCAAAGGCCTGGGCCATCACCACGGACGCGGTTTTATGGCCAACGCCTGGCAATGCCTCCAACGACTCGAAATCGGCAGGGACTTCACCACCGTGTTGCTCAACCAGTATCTGTGAGAGCTCGG
Coding sequences:
- the nth gene encoding endonuclease III is translated as MTKQERADFIVQRLEELYPETPIPLDHTDAYTLLIAVLLSAQCTDVRVNQVTPALFQLASSPQAMARVPVEEIQAIIRPCGLSPRKSKAISELSQILVEQHGGEVPADFESLEALPGVGHKTASVVMAQAFGVPAFPVDTHIHRLAKRWRLCPGKNVVETERYCKRLFPREKWNKLHLQIIFYGREHCTARGCDGKSCEICRAVNL